One Paenarthrobacter aurescens TC1 DNA window includes the following coding sequences:
- a CDS encoding hypothetical protein (identified by Glimmer2; putative): MVNSFLQGPLVLNNNGAWCWFQDERALIDPAANTLLVGSVAAPEGQGGAERGGNIEVAVVNLATGQSRVHVLHERLEADDHNAPALFIRPDGRYVAMYAKHKTDNYSRWRVSTKPHDASEWEPEQQFDWTELADGRGATYSNLHALSAEGRVYNFVRAINDDPTLMISEDDGSTWSYGGKLFTRPKIGYVNGYTRYVSNGTDRIDLITTDHHPRDFNNSIYHGYIQGDGLHDAEGKVVSKPVIGSAGINQAALTTVFEAGSTLDGDVLTHGWTTDLRRRGTELAAILTCRANDVNGPLQREQMLDVDDHRLLYARFDGVRWKLHPLAVAGPGLLPHEQDYTGLGAVDPNDLDRVYISAPVDPRTGKATEHYEIYRGVTSDAGASWTWEAITEGSTVDNLRPMVVPGDPSVHAVCWFRGSMASSQAYETEIVALVDAPRG; this comes from the coding sequence ATGGTCAACTCTTTCCTGCAAGGTCCACTTGTCCTCAACAACAACGGGGCGTGGTGCTGGTTCCAGGACGAGCGCGCACTGATCGACCCCGCCGCTAACACGTTGCTGGTGGGCTCGGTTGCTGCCCCGGAAGGACAGGGTGGTGCGGAGCGTGGCGGCAACATCGAAGTTGCCGTGGTGAACCTTGCTACGGGCCAAAGCCGCGTCCACGTACTCCATGAAAGGTTGGAGGCCGATGACCACAACGCCCCGGCTCTCTTCATCCGGCCCGACGGTCGTTACGTGGCCATGTATGCCAAGCACAAGACGGACAACTATTCCCGCTGGCGCGTGTCCACCAAGCCGCACGACGCGTCCGAGTGGGAGCCCGAGCAGCAGTTCGACTGGACGGAACTCGCCGACGGCCGCGGTGCCACCTACTCCAACCTCCACGCTTTAAGCGCCGAAGGCCGGGTCTACAATTTTGTCCGCGCCATCAACGACGACCCCACACTGATGATTTCCGAGGACGACGGCAGCACCTGGAGCTACGGCGGCAAGCTCTTCACCCGCCCCAAAATCGGCTACGTCAACGGTTACACCCGATATGTCAGCAACGGCACGGACCGGATCGACCTGATCACCACGGACCACCACCCCCGCGACTTCAACAACAGCATCTACCACGGCTACATCCAGGGCGATGGACTCCACGACGCCGAGGGCAAGGTGGTCAGCAAGCCCGTCATCGGCTCAGCCGGGATCAACCAGGCGGCCCTGACCACCGTTTTCGAGGCAGGATCAACGCTCGACGGCGATGTCCTCACCCATGGTTGGACTACTGACCTTCGCCGGCGGGGCACGGAACTCGCGGCGATCCTCACGTGCCGGGCCAACGACGTGAACGGTCCGCTGCAGCGGGAGCAAATGCTCGACGTCGACGATCACCGCCTGCTGTACGCCCGCTTTGACGGGGTGCGCTGGAAGCTGCATCCACTCGCCGTCGCCGGTCCCGGTTTGCTGCCGCACGAGCAGGACTACACCGGGCTGGGTGCTGTGGACCCGAATGATCTGGACCGGGTCTATATCTCTGCACCTGTGGATCCGAGGACGGGCAAAGCTACAGAACACTACGAGATCTACCGCGGAGTGACATCCGATGCCGGCGCGAGCTGGACGTGGGAAGCCATCACAGAGGGATCCACCGTGGACAACCTCCGGCCCATGGTGGTCCCAGGCGACCCGTCCGTCCACGCAGTGTGCTGGTTCCGGGGATCGATGGCGTCCTCGCAGGCGTATGAAACTGAGATTGTGGCGCTTGTTGACGCGCCGAGGGGTTAG